The following DNA comes from Sporichthyaceae bacterium.
GACCATCTCCACCGATCCGTCGACCCGGGAGACGAACAGCGGCAGGTGGCCGGCGTTGCCGGTGGCCATCGTGCCCTCGGCCGCGTCGATCACCCCGTACACGCAGGTGGTGAGCATCTCCGGCTCCTCCGCGGCCTGGAACAACCGGTCCAGGCCGGTGAAGACCGCCACCGGGTCGGGGTCGCCGAGCGCGAACGCCCGCAGGGCGCCCCGGGCCCGGCCCATGCACGAGGCAGCCTCCAGGCCGTTGCCCATCACGTCGCCGACCACCAGGGCGAACCGACCGTCCGGCAGCGCGAACACGTCGTACCAGTCGCCGCCGACCGCGGACTCCGCACGGCCCGGCAGGTAACGGCAGGCCACCTCGAGTCCGGGCGTCGGCGGGACCTCGGTCGGCAGCAGACTGCGCTGCAGCAGCACCACGGCGTCGCGTTCCCGCTCGTACAGCTGGGCCCGCTCCACGGCCATCGCGCACTGCCCGGCCAACGCCTCCAGGAACAACCGCTCCCCGGCGGCCAGCACCCGTTCGGTCCGGAATGCCAGCCGCAGCACCCCGAAGGGCGCGCCGGTGGTCCGCAGCGGAACCAGCGCCCAGGAGCGTTCGTCGATCTCGGCGAGCAGCTGCCGAGTCGCCGCGCTGGTCACCAGTTCCAGGTACCGCGTGCCGTCCTCGACGTAGATCGGCTTGCCGTCGCGCAGCGCGAGCGCCACCAGCGTCTGCTCCGAGGGCGCCACCTCGATCCACGGGTCGGGCCGATTGGCGCCGAGCGGGACCGGCAGCCGGATGCGACCGTTGTTGACCACGCCGATCCCGGTGTAGTCGGCGCCGAGCGCGTCCCGCCCGATCTCGGTCATGGTGGCCAGCACCTGCTCGACGCGCAGCGCGGGCGCCAGCCGAGTCGTCGACTCCAGCAGCCGCTGGGCGCGATCGCCGCTGGCCCGCAGGGCGCGGTTGGAGCGCAGCAGGTCGGTGGTCTCGCTCAGCATCGCGGCCACGCCGATCAGCCGGCCGTCCGGATCGTGGACGGGGTACCAGGACGCCGCGAACGACCGGCCGGCCGCGCCGGGGGCGGGCACCGGCTCGCCGATGCGCTGCGGGCGCCCGGATGCCAGGACGTCGGCGGCCGCGGCCTCGATGTGTGCCGCGAGGTCGGCGGGCAGGATCTCGGTCGGGCGGTGGCCGAGGTGCCGCTCGACCGACACGGCGTGCAGGGCCGCCTGGGCGTCGTTGACGATCAGGTACCGCAGCTCGGTGTCCAGGACCGCGAACGGCACCGGGGCGTGCCGCAGCATCGCCCCGGCCAGTTCCAGATCCGCGGTCCGCGCAGCGGCCCCGCCCGCGTCAGCCACCGGCTGCCTCCGTGGCGGCCTTGGCGGCTGCCTTCTTCTGCTTCTTGAACTCCCGGACCTTCGCCAGCGCGTCCGGGCCGGTGACGTCGGCGACCGAGCGGTAGCCCTTCAACGCATAGTCGCCGGCCGCCGCCTTCCAGCCGGTCGGCTGCACGCCCAACTGCTTCCCGAGCAGTGCGAGGAGGATCCGCGCGGTCTGGTCGCCGAAGCCGGGGAGTTCCTTGAGCCGCTTGTACAGGTCGGCGCCGGTCTTGGCCTCGCTCCAGAGCCGGGTCACGTCCCCGTCGTACTTGGCCTCCACCAGCACGGCCAGTTCCTGCACCCGTGCGGCTTTGGCCGCCGGGTAGCGGTGGATCG
Coding sequences within:
- a CDS encoding SpoIIE family protein phosphatase — encoded protein: MADAGGAAARTADLELAGAMLRHAPVPFAVLDTELRYLIVNDAQAALHAVSVERHLGHRPTEILPADLAAHIEAAAADVLASGRPQRIGEPVPAPGAAGRSFAASWYPVHDPDGRLIGVAAMLSETTDLLRSNRALRASGDRAQRLLESTTRLAPALRVEQVLATMTEIGRDALGADYTGIGVVNNGRIRLPVPLGANRPDPWIEVAPSEQTLVALALRDGKPIYVEDGTRYLELVTSAATRQLLAEIDERSWALVPLRTTGAPFGVLRLAFRTERVLAAGERLFLEALAGQCAMAVERAQLYERERDAVVLLQRSLLPTEVPPTPGLEVACRYLPGRAESAVGGDWYDVFALPDGRFALVVGDVMGNGLEAASCMGRARGALRAFALGDPDPVAVFTGLDRLFQAAEEPEMLTTCVYGVIDAAEGTMATGNAGHLPLFVSRVDGSVEMVVADPPGTPLGWAEPRVPGPWLRLSPGDVLVAFTDGLVESRDRALDVGLAAVAEALREAQGRSAEEVCDRVQAALLAGRPRDDDVTLLVARLQPGAP
- a CDS encoding HhH-GPD-type base excision DNA repair protein, which encodes MGFQITNDPAADAVLDEYPLAVVIGMQLDQQYPIEHAFRGGWKILSRFGSLDPAVIAAADPDKFTELCRTPPAIHRYPAAKAARVQELAVLVEAKYDGDVTRLWSEAKTGADLYKRLKELPGFGDQTARILLALLGKQLGVQPTGWKAAAGDYALKGYRSVADVTGPDALAKVREFKKQKKAAAKAATEAAGG